The genome window GGAGCTCGCCCATCTCGGTCGCGAGGTTCGGCTGGTATCCGACGGCCGACGGCATGCGGCCGAGCAGCGCCGACACTTCCGAGCCCGCCTGGGTGAATCGGAAGATGTTGTCGATGAAGAGCAGCACGTCCTGCTTCTCGACGTCGCGGAAATACTCGGCGACGGTCAGGCCGGTGAGCCCGACGCGAAGGCGCGCTCCCGGGGGCTCGGTCATCTGGCCGTAGATCAGCGCGCACTTCGATTTCGACGGGTCGCCGGGCGTGATGACGCCCGACTCGCTCATCTCGCGGTACAGGTCGTTCCCCTCGCGGGTGCGCTCCCCCACGCCGGCGAACACGGAGAATCCCCCGTGCTGCATCGCGACGTTGTTGATGAGCTCCATGATGAGGACGGTCTTGCCGACGCCCGCGCCGCCGAAGAGGCCGGTCTTGCCTCCCTTCGAGTACGGTTCGAGCAGGTCGACGACCTTGATCCCCGTCTCGAACATCTCGACCTCGGTCGACTGGTCCTCGTAGCGCGGCGGGTCGCGGTGGATCGACCAGCGCTCCTTCGCGTTGACGGGGCCGAGCTCGTCGACGGGCTCGCCGACGACGTTCAGGATCCGGCCGAGCGTCTCCTTGCCGACCGGGACCGAGATCGGCGCGCCGAGGTCTTCGGCCGCCATCCCGCGCGTCATGCCGTCGGTCGTCTTCATCGAGATCGCGCGCACGCGGTTCTCGCCGAGATGCTGGGCGACCTCGGCGATGAGGTCGATCGGCACGCCGGTCTGCTTCCCGTCGTCCTTCACGCGCACCGCGTTCAGGATCGGGGGCAGCGTTCCTCCGGGAAATTCGATGTCGAGGACGGGTCCGATCACCTGGACGACTTTTCCGATGTTGGCCATGACTTCTCTCCCTCCGGGCTTCAGTCGAGCGCCGCGGCGCCCGAGACGATCTC of Thermoanaerobaculia bacterium contains these proteins:
- the atpD gene encoding F0F1 ATP synthase subunit beta, whose translation is MANIGKVVQVIGPVLDIEFPGGTLPPILNAVRVKDDGKQTGVPIDLIAEVAQHLGENRVRAISMKTTDGMTRGMAAEDLGAPISVPVGKETLGRILNVVGEPVDELGPVNAKERWSIHRDPPRYEDQSTEVEMFETGIKVVDLLEPYSKGGKTGLFGGAGVGKTVLIMELINNVAMQHGGFSVFAGVGERTREGNDLYREMSESGVITPGDPSKSKCALIYGQMTEPPGARLRVGLTGLTVAEYFRDVEKQDVLLFIDNIFRFTQAGSEVSALLGRMPSAVGYQPNLATEMGELQERITSTKTGSITSVQAIYVPADDLTDPAPATAFAHLDATTVLSRSISDKGIYPAVDPLASTSKILTPRVVGEEHYKVARDVQQVLQKYKDLQDIIAILGIDELSEEDKLTVARARKIQKFLSQPFFVAEQFTGLEGRYVKIADTVKGFRELVEGKHDDVPEQAFYMCGTIEEALEKAEKLKKEAA